Within Crassostrea angulata isolate pt1a10 chromosome 2, ASM2561291v2, whole genome shotgun sequence, the genomic segment AATGTATAATGACGAGACTTTAACAGAAACGACACAACTTACTGTTTATTTATCGAATATTCCTTTTACCATTTAATGCTTACTCACAAATGACATTGTAGCTTAACAAATTAAAAGCGTCATTGTTTTGAGCTACAAGTAACAAAGAATGATAATACTAAAATATTAATTGTCCTTAACTTCTTTATACTCATGTTATTCTGCTTGCAATAAATCTCTATGACAACTGGTGTGATTTTAAAGcttttttcaatatgtttaaattgtgTGTCATATAATTGtcgtacaaaaaaattaaaaacgaaTCAACAGAAATcatgcaaaatattttgacTACCACATACATTTTGCCTTTGTTTCAGTACTGCCAAATTAGTCTTGAAGAAAACGAATAAGGAAATTAGATGGAATGTTCTCTGTTTTTCTATaggtatatttttgtatcagcTTAAACCATGAACAATGCCAAATAACATCAATatcatttaaatcatattttgtgCAGAACAGACTTTACtcatgacaaaaaaattaataataatataaaagaatTCGACAACTCAGACCATGAGGAAACTACTTTTTTTATGTTTGCTGCGAAAGTCGGTTGGAGATTAATCGCATGATATTTCAGTATTAGCTGTTTATAATGGAAAGTAGctaaattttcaattaataataGTCGAATTAGTTTCGACATAAATAATAGAGACagcattttattatgaaataaagtTCTTGAAATTTCTAACAGAAACTCAATTTGGCATTGCAGACATTGAATGAAAGTACATTTTAATGAACAGTTATTTCaagtaatttttctttgttttggtaTAAACGGTATTACTTTGCATTTTATTAACACTATCACCAAATATTGTTGACAGTTCTCTAGGCACTTGCATTGGGTAAACCTACCGAACAATCTTCAATGTTTCATACCTATGGAGCTGAGTTGGCAGCAGATGGTAACAGAGCTACATACCTTCTCCAAGAACAGTGTACAAGACACAGGGGGTGGCGACACCAATCCTTGGTGGAGGGTGGATCTACTGACTGTGTATACCATCACATCTGTCAGAATACTCAACAGAGGAATAGACGCAGGAGGAGGTAAGTGTCCAAACTGACGTTATCGGGTAGGTTTATAGAGAAACGTCATTgctaaataataatataaagatGGGCATGACACAGTCCACGTTACTTTGCTGTAAATGCCAAAAACTTATATAAAATCGATGATATACGGAGAAAAAACGTTTTATTTGCCAttctgttttttaaatttttttttgcaagtataattttatagtATTTAAGTATTACTTGGCTGCAAATGTTTCTGTTGTGAAGTAATTAATTTTCTAAGAAATACAACATGCATTTGAGTAATATAATGAATAACCAACTTTTACTCTGAACATCATAGTTCTTTTAATGTTTCTGTTAgttttttatctgtttttatttttgtttaaatgtatcAGACCGACTTCGGGAGGTAACCGTCACTGTAGGGCTGATCGAATTTGATGTGAACACTCCTTGTGGTTTTTTTGCTGGTCCCGGTACCGCGTCACAGCTGGTCGTCATCGATTGTACGACATTACCACGGAAAAGATTCGTAAAGATCTCCAAGACAACTGAGGCCCTCACTCTATGTGAAGTTGACGTGTTTGGATTCTCCGTCTAATTAATATCATAGATAAATTCTTGTCTTAAACGATACCGTATAATGCTAAATCTTTGCGCGTTCCCATCCTTTCAGGTTTACTCCTTATATATATGTGAGAGATCTTACTGATACTTCTTGGAGTTGCACATTAAACTATATGTGATATATCTATAACACTGCATGCATGGTTTTTATGAACTTTTATATTGAGTTTCTCTTATTAAAAATACCTAATCAGAACGGATTGGGTTTTATCCTGTTTTATAACAGTTGAGTCAATAAAAAACAGCCTATTTTTACAGGTAGAAATAACTGTAGAAGCTACAATCCTCACACTGATGATATATTCCCAGCAATGCTAGATACTTTATTTGATCAGTAAGaaaacagtttttttaaaatcaatacctTGTAAACATACTTATATTCATATACTGAAATCATATAATCTGTCGACATTTTGATACTTACCACCAAAATGAATGATATCTATAGTCTACATTACGAATAACGGCAacatctatgtaaaggaaagacgtagttttaattaatgtttcaaTATCAACGTTACGATACATCCCCTGAGTACTATGGAATGAAATACAGATTGTTTTGTCAAAGTTAAGTATACCGTCGTATTGTATGAAGAACAGACaaatgattttctttacatCGCTGTAGGAAGCCTTAACATACCTGCACGAGGGTGTATCACACAGGTAGTATACACATAAAGTCGGTTTTACATTTGTGGGGAGACGAATATCTGAGTGTCAATTTaaaccaacatatttttttagctGTTCAGAGATTTATAAGAGATTGTGGCAGATTCGTGtaacttcaattttactgcCTAAACCAAATTCAACAGaactttttatacatgtacgtttgttCAATAACTTAACTATATTAGTAATATCCATTTCTATGTACTTTCCATTGTAAACTACtatacagttgtaaattgttatacttggtaagaacctcgtaagttgtaagaacttgtgttcgaaccatttgtatatgtttatacaataaaatatgttcaaaccataAAGTCGGTTATGGCATGTGCggtttcaataaataaatgcatgtttaaaatgttacatTACACTTTGTATAATGATACAACAattgatatatgatttttttccattttcccCGACATTGTCCTTGGCTGCTTGGTAACGTTTTTACAGGGTCACTTggtgaaaattaaaagaaattgtgatttGTATGGCAGTTGCACTTACACTCTAATGTGTACTGCATTTGGTAAGCTACTACCAGTCGTTACTGAAAAAGTGACTTGATGATAACAGTTTGCGAGTCGATCATGAAATATAAGTAACATGACATGACTATTCGCCGATAAATGtgaagatcaaatattgtcaactaTTTGATAGTTAGATGATTTTGAACCAATAGAACTAAACacgaaaatatgataaaaattcacAACATAAGTTCGAAGTCGGGAGTGAACGGTTatcttcaatttctattttaatcaaagtactgaaagccagGCTCTaatggtgtgtctttatgcattttgtgtagtaaagactgaaaatctctctctctctctctctctctctctctctctctctctctcaatgtcAGCAAAGCGTCAgtgcgtcagagagcgaccaaatttgataaacacaaaTTTTTAGTCGAAAAAAGTTTAACAGATGCTGCCTTGAAtattgcaacaagcgttatatatttaATAGAGTTAACgtcttcaacgcgcagcaaagtagttcatgaaCATTTTTGCGCATTggatgtgtccaaaatgcatagtcttgtttttaaaacacgttattaataagaaaactaaaaaaaaatagaccattctctggaaattaaaaaaaggaagaaaatgccaacacttttgacaaaacgtggctctttgtgtaactatttggtatagcggaagctttaattttgacgctgtttggttttttgtttacttttgaagttgagctatttatagtaacattggcgatttgcctgcctacagccaggactctgatTTCAGCACAGCCCAGCTAAAAATcatgttataatatttttttcattgttaaaaaagaaatattaatattactgGATTGACTTATTAGTacaaaaaacttcaaatttctGCAATTTACATACATATGTTTTACTTATATCGGAAATAGGTATTAACACTTCCccgagaaaaaaattctaaatatgcgtatgtaataattatttcgcaaaaaaaataaaaataaaattataagccTGTTCTTTCTTGTAAGTAATAATGGGgaatgcaaaaaacaaaatataaaaatccagGTTTTTGTATCAACTATGGACTTTGGAAATAACAAAATTTCAGTtactttttttagctcaccgagacgaagtcaagggtaacttatgctataccctcggcgtcggcggtggcgtcggcgtccggacctggttaaagtttttgttgcaggtcctgtatctaagctattacttgtcctatcttcaccaaacttgcatggatgatgtaTCTGGACCatttatggacttgaaagacttggatgctgtaTCTGGGTcctgaatttcagatgctggaggaggttaaggttgttagaccaggttaaagtttttgttgcaggtgccctttgatagcaatatcttagttactgctggtccttacttcaccaaacttgcatggatggtgtgtcttatgatactgatgcacaaaacaggcttgagtgctgaatctgagctatatgtttcggatgctggaggaggttaaggtttttggagcagtttaaagtttttgttgcaggtgcttattgatagcaatatctaagttactactggtcctaacttcaccaaacttgtatggatgatgcatcttatgataatgatgcacctgacaagcttgaatgctgaatctgagccataggtttcggatgctggaagaggttaaggtttttagggctggttaaagtttttgttgcaggtgcc encodes:
- the LOC128172784 gene encoding fucolectin-like, which produces MELSWQQMVTELHTFSKNSVQDTGGGDTNPWWRVDLLTVYTITSVRILNRGIDAGGDRLREVTVTVGLIEFDVNTPCGFFAGPGTASQLVVIDCTTLPRKRFVKISKTTEALTLCEVDVFGFSV